The genomic DNA ATGATGACGAGGAGAAGGCAAGAGATTAGGGTTTACCTCGATTAACAAAtcatggaaaaagaaaattgccttaACTGGGCGCTCGCTACCAGAAAATCACTGAATCTTTTTCTGGCTTTCTAATGAATTTTGGAGCCTTGTGATTTCCAATTCGCAACAGGAGGTTTTAGGGGATTTCTTTAGCATGCATAATTCAGTTTAATATTGTAGCTTCGACTTCTTCCAGTCTTACAATGGCAATATACCACTGGAATCTTGAGTATTGCAACGGTTTCTCTGCCTGCATGAAGTGACTTCCTTGATTTTGTTGTAATAGGAACAACCGCAGTTATTtgaaaccaagtgaagcttcGTCCTATTCAAAGATTGTTAGGAAAGTCCGCCCAAACAtctgtttttttccaaataaatgCTCTTTCGTCAGTTAATTATTTATCGTATTCAATAAATACAAAGTCAAATTGACGTACAGAAACAGAGATAACCGGAGAAAATTCAAGTGTTGTATTTGATTGTATGGTAATACATAAAAACACATGAACATGTAAGTTGATCAAAAACTGAGCCTTTTTGAAGAATCTGAGAAAAAGTTCAATTAGTTCTCGAGGTAAATCTTAGGAGTTTTAGCGACCATGATATCATCAAACGAGTCCTTGGAAAATTGGAGATCACAAAACGGTGGAACTTTTGAGCATCGACACAAAATACAAATCAACGTTCGTGGGGAAATGTTTGAAACTTATGAGCAAACTTTGTCTCGTTTTCCAAGAACATTGCTTGGATCGCAGTCAAAAAGGAGACGTTACTACGATCCATTACGACGAGAATATTACTTTGACCGAGacaaagcggttttcaattcaattttgttttattatcaATCGAACGGGATTCTATCTAAACCCGAAACTATTCCGTATGAGATGTTTTCTTCGGAGTTGAAGTTCTTCCAGCTGGAAGGGAATTTTCAGGATACTGATGAGGAGATAGGCCAGGAACTTCCGCCTGCACAGCAAAGAGTCAACGAAAGCTTGCCATGTTGGCGAAAAGTGAAGAGGACAAGGAGAAATGTGTGGCGATTTTTTGAACAACCTGTGACACATGCCGAAAGAACGTTTAAGAAGTTTTGCCTAATATTAACCGTTCTGTCTCTCGTTTGCTTGTGTCTAGAAACCCTGCCAAGTATTCAACACAACCAGATTCACGTCCAGcgaaaaaatacaaccacacaaGGAATACAAGTTGATTATGGTATCATTTGGTCGGCCGTCGAGGTAGTTTTTACAATATGGTTCTCCGTGGAGTTTGTCCTACGATTGTTATGTGCACCAAAGATAACGAAATTCGTATTCTCTTTTAATACTATCGTAGATATAACAGCTTTGTCACCTTTTtatattaaagttattgtcGAAAGAGTTACACCGAAGGAGGCAGATAGCGTGGTGCCTTTTCACCTGTTAAAAATTACTCGTTTGGTAAGACTTTTAAAACTAAAGCGTTATAGCGTTAGTATTCGTTTGCTCTTTGAGACTATCATCGACAGCGGAGAACACATGCGTCTCTTTGCCCTGTGCATTATATTTAACACCGTTCTTTTATCTAGCTTCGTGTATTTTTCTGAAGGTGAAGGCAGTGGCGCTCAGTTCACTAGTATACCGTCCACGTTCTGGTTTACAATAATCACTCTTTCAAGCGTGGGATATGGAGACTTCGTGCCGACGTCCGCCGCGGGGAAGCTGGTTGGCTCGTTTTGTTGCGTTGGCGGAACGGTAGCCATGTTTTGCTTTACACCTGTGCTTTTCACGGAATTCCGCAAATCCTGGCAACGTTATTATGCCGAGATGTTAGAAATTAGGGCCCGGAGAGGTGTGGATCAAAAGGAAAACAATCAAATCCACTACAGGAGTCAAAGTGTTCGCTTGCGATGCCAAGATGAGGTATCGCAAGCCCTTTTGGACAGCAGGAACGGTTCATCTTGTTAAATTTCACAGATTCTTGGAATATAAGAAACCTCTGCTTCAAAGTTTCCTGGTTGGAAGAGTGATCACAAACTAAGCTAATATTCGCAAACAGTCTATCAAAAAGAGTGACATATTGAGGAATGAAAAAAATGCGTGGACTACTCATTGATGCGTACATCTTGCGAGGGTACAGCCGTACGGTTGTAGAATTGTTGTAAAATCAGGGACGGGTCTAGGATTTTTCTTAAGAGGGGGTGCACCCCTAAGGAATGGCGTAGCagctgactggtgacgtttttttttcccgcaGACTGCCAGTTGTATTAGTaagccgcaggtcatctcaGGGGAGGGGGAAGGAGAATAggcaccccctgcaccctccccctagattcGCACCTGAGAATTGGTGATGAGTTAGGATTTTATCAGGGAAAAAACGAAGGGACTGGAAGTAACCAAACATTTTCAAACGAAtgctaaaaagaagaaaagaaagcaatCAAGAATTTAGGGACTGGAATTTAACATTGATACGTACAACGAAAACCCGCTTTCAAAAAACTGGAGAGGGTCCACATTTCTGGAAGGGACCAAAACTATGAGCTATGACTTTAATTGTATTAGGTAAGGTAAAGggtaaagtctgcatacgagccaagtggcccatcaggccggagcttatcccggtttccatggcatgaagcgactaggagtatttctactccccccaggatgggatgccagtccatcgcagggtaacccccagcatttcgctggtacccatttatacacctgggtagagAGAGGCAATTGTATTAGGTATTGACATTTTAATGATCCATGATATATCGTTTGAATGAAGAGCCAAGAAGGCGGAGATTCTGACAACAGAACGGGTGTCGAAATCAGTGTTCAACCTGCTAACTGAGTGAATTTCTCAGTGATACGTTTAAGCGCTACTGTAGCTACTACATTGCTGCGTAACACGGGCCGCGGAGAGGGAGGGGCTGGGATGTCCCCCTCTCCACTCTTTTCCTACGGTGTCATGGTTTTCCCCAATACCTCTCCCCCTTGCCCTCACACTTCCGTGATACATACCAAAACCTagaccacccccccccctccccccactttcaaacgtactctGCGGCCCCAGAGTAGACTCAATGTGACTGATTTTTCTGATCATAATAACAAATTTGAGCGCTTGTACATTTGTATCGCAACTGCTTTCTTAACGAGAGccttttttaaatttccagTGTAAATTTTTCTTAGTTTGGTTATTTAATCATGATCTGAAATGCTAATAGTCATTcagtttaatattattttgttagCCGGTTTGGTTGGAAAATGGACAGAATTCGctgtttgtttcagttttcattGCCACGTCCTTGCCAGGAAAGACCCCACTCCGGTATCTTGAAAAAAGGGAAGCGGTGAGATAAAAGACCTCTGGTAGACGGACAGGTgtattttttacatattttttcaATTTCGACAATTTCAGCTTTATTATGTTTCCTAAAAAAAGATTCTTATTTGAAAAAACGTGTATTGGTTTCATAGGTAGGTTTAATCAATCAAACTCAGTTGATACCGACAAGATCCTATTTGTTGCATTGTGAACAGTGGATATCAAAACGGCTTTGCATTCGTCAATGTCATTTCTTCCCCGAAACGAGAGATTAATAGGTTTACAGTCAACGATGTTTCCCCAGCAGGTTAACGTCACTTCAAATGCAGGATGTAAGCTTCATTCGATTCATTATAAATGACGCTGTCGTTTATAATTTTAGGTCACTGCGCCTAGGAATGTTGAATTTTGTAGTCGggtttctttctctcttttcacGTGTTTAATCTAATAATCTAATTTTGCAGAACTCAATGATCAAGTTTCAGTCTGGGTAGCGAAGCGAAGAGGGTCCTTTGTCAGCTTCCAAATTGGCGttaatctacaatagtttatgTCCTCTTACTACCTGGATATACCTACAATAGATGTCTTCTTGTTTCAATAcactttactttttttcgaGAGAGATAATTTCACCACCGTGATTACAAACCACCATGACATCCTACAGAAGTTTCCGCCTGCGTAGATAATATGCAAGCAACAAGGGGTTCACACTATGAAACCCAAACCACCATGCTGATAATACATTTATTGCTCGCACGGATATAATGAAATTATTGCATGGGGTAATCTAATCACGTCACATATTAGGGGCCTGGAAAGATTTAATCATATCTTGTCGTGTTCTTGTCAATAAACTTTTCATCTTCGTGAAATGTCAAGGTATTTTACTATCCAGGAAAGAAAGGGCCATTAAGTGGGAAAATAcggttttcaaaaaaatgaaagtgaaTGAATGGCACATAATTAAATATGTCAGACGTCAGTCGAGATATGGGATGTTGTCTCTCGCTACAAAGCTTAATTTTCATAAAATGACTGGCTACCAGTAGGCTTGATATCTCACTTGGTACAGTCAGTGTACCGGTATCCCACGATCGTGGAAACCCTTTCTAGGCTAATATTTTCGAGCTTTCTTTAGTGCTTAAGTAATGTTCACGTAATACGGTGCCCGATAAGGGTTATTCACAATTGCACCCTCATTTTCAcattttcgcgactttttttcgCGACTTCTGAAAGTCGCGactttttttcgcgacttttgtTTTTCGCGAGTTGTCATGTCTCCTTTTTTTACAGCACCCAAAACCCTTTTTTCCGCGATCCCTTTAACTTATTTCTATGGTATGGACGACCGCACCCTTTTTGATGGGACGTGCTGTCGCGCACTCCCACTCTCACACACGCGTAAGATAGTGGCTTCAACATCGGCTGCATCTTCAACAGAGAATTCTGTTGCAGAGGTAAGGAGATTAGCAATACATTTGCaacaggagctcattaagaggagcctctatctcccatacttggcctcggagtcaaccctttcccgagtagatttatttatagaacacctcccttgggagattcagcaagctcactgttgtaaaagccaatctcccttgggagattcagcaccaCTTTAATAGAGATCAACGAATTTAACAGCCGCTTAAAAATACAGCGGGCCGCTTCAGAGGTCATGACAGTAGTCCTTGTTataaagaaattccattttatAGGATAGGATTACCCGTGCTTACTTTACATCTCCCTCGTGCATCTCCTACAAAGGCCAAGGCAGTTAAGGCGGGATCCAATGACGTAATTGACTTTCTAATATATGTGGCCGTGTCTAGTTTTTACAGAGTAAATAATCACCCGAAACAATTAGTGCCTTTCGGAAAATGTGAATGGATCacgttttttttaatattttttgttgtcaCGCATATGCCTGTTATGTAATTAGTAAGAGCTCCTTCCGCTAAATATGGATCTGTAATTTGCAAAACGGAGCAATTCTTGTTCGACTCCCTTGTACAGAAATTATCTAAGAAAAGGGTTAACTAAAGTGAAAAAATAAGTTAGCTTTCATCAGGTTAATATAAGAAGACATGAAGAAGAGCTCTTTTTTGCAAAATACAAATTTTCGAATTTACAAATTTGGCACCTTTGGATCTTATTCTTCTCTTGGGTTGTCGCTCTGAGTTTCCtcgtcccagaggtttttcttctttcttcctctggtaccagaggtttttctttagTATTCTTGGACGAAATTTAGTCGCGAAGTGGTGACACATTTTGGGCGTTCGTTGCTTGTTGTTGCTAAATCCTCtctgagaagaaagaaagaaaaacctctgggacgaGGGCACTCAGAGCGACAacccaagagaaaaaaaagatcC from Montipora foliosa isolate CH-2021 chromosome 7, ASM3666993v2, whole genome shotgun sequence includes the following:
- the LOC138010946 gene encoding potassium voltage-gated channel subfamily A member 1-like — protein: MISSNESLENWRSQNGGTFEHRHKIQINVRGEMFETYEQTLSRFPRTLLGSQSKRRRYYDPLRREYYFDRDKAVFNSILFYYQSNGILSKPETIPYEMFSSELKFFQLEGNFQDTDEEIGQELPPAQQRVNESLPCWRKVKRTRRNVWRFFEQPVTHAERTFKKFCLILTVLSLVCLCLETLPSIQHNQIHVQRKNTTTQGIQVDYGIIWSAVEVVFTIWFSVEFVLRLLCAPKITKFVFSFNTIVDITALSPFYIKVIVERVTPKEADSVVPFHLLKITRLVRLLKLKRYSVSIRLLFETIIDSGEHMRLFALCIIFNTVLLSSFVYFSEGEGSGAQFTSIPSTFWFTIITLSSVGYGDFVPTSAAGKLVGSFCCVGGTVAMFCFTPVLFTEFRKSWQRYYAEMLEIRARRGVDQKENNQIHYRSQSVRLRCQDEVSQALLDSRNGSSC